TGAGAATTTTTCTCATGCTTTTCATTCCAAGAAGTTTTTCCAGTTCTTCCTCTCTATGTTGCCAAAGATGTGCGCATTCCATTCAATCAGCTTTCTTTTTAACATTTTGATTTTCCTGGGCAGTTTGAAATCCGTTCTCCTTGTTACTTCAAAATCATTCCATTAACTTCGTACCACATTTATAATACCTTCATGTTCCACCcacatattttcaaatttaaagtaTGTCCTACTACTCTACCACTGCCCACAATACAACATTACAAGGCTATGGCCAACACTACTTTTGGAAGCAAACATTGTTTATTTATCTGAAATTTCCGTCATGTTAATCGAGAATAAGAACTTATCTATTTTTGATGCTATGTGTGACTTGCCTCTTGACCATGTAAATTCTCCCCCATTTTGAGGAGGATCAACCAGTTCCAAATCTTGAATGAAAAAATCTACCATACTCCTTGACTATCTCCAATTGTTGCTTCTTTCATGTGTGTATCTTGTCACATTGAAGTTATCACACATAACACAAGATCCTTTCCTATTTCTCTTATTCCTGCTAGTTTATCCATACCTCCTTCCTACTTTTCTTGTTATCTGGTGCATGaactcctcttctttttttttttttgatgaaggaATTCCTTTTAGTTGCCAATTGTATCTTGTATGTGTTTTTTCAAACAAGCATGGAACAGAATATTGTCTCTCAAGACAATCCATTCCTCATCTACATTGCTTGGATTTGACTCAGCCCTCTATCCTGCCATCTAGCCTTCTTAGTTTCTTGTACAACAAACAAATCAGTCTTCCATTTTTCAATAAAGAATTTAACAGTCCTAGGTTTGGAAAAgtcttttaaatgttttatgttCTAGCTTAACATTTTCATCTTTGTGGCAAAATTTCACTACTCTATTTCCTATCTTCGTTCTTCCTGTCCTATTTTAGTAGTTGATGAGGAGCTCCATATCTTCAATTATTTACTCCCTTTTGAGTTTTGAGTCTGTTTGATAGCGGAATTAGATACCTCCAGGTTTCAGCCCTTTTCTTTTCCATCTCAACAAGTGGTCTAGGATTTGTTCCTCGAAGCCAGTGCAGTTTACACCCAGCAGTTTCTCACTCTAATCCATTTTCTTCTAACCCAAATTGAAGTTTTCTGTTCTTTCGTCACTTTACCAATTCTTGAATGAAGTTGTTGTCCTTAGTCCTGACTGAAGTAGTACATTGGTTTATGTGCACTGTTTTCTTTATTGAGGCTTCATTTGAATGAAGTAATAAAGAGAATGAATGTAGTAGCAACTAAAGTTGATGTGTTTAGGGAGACACGAAAAAGTAGGGTGACAGGAAGTGGAAGTAAAAGGAGACAGGGGCTGTTTATCCAATCCTAATTATATGAATGTTAAGAGAATAGAGGAGTAGCAACTAAAGTTGATGTGTTTAGGGAGACACGAAAAAGTAGGGTGACAGGAAGTGGAAGTAAAAGGAGACACGGACTGTTTATCCAATCCTAATTACTCTCTCCAAACTAGACCTAATGGCTTTGTCCTTCATAGGCTATATCATAGCTTATCATCTCCTCACATCGATTTTTGAACAAATAGATTCCAAATTGTATAGACTGTTGCTTAATTTTTTGAAGTATTAGAGACTGAATCTTATCAGCGTGTTGAAGAAGCAACTCAACCATTGTATCTTCtgttttatgattattttagtAGATGATTTCCTGTGTCCATAATTTCAATGGCAGGGATGGTAATGCACTGGGTTTTGCCATGGCATGCTCAAATACTTTTGGACTTGTGACTGGTGCTTTTCTTCTTGGTTTTGGTATGAGCGAAATTCCAAAGAGCATGTGGAAAAATGCCGATTGGACTACTCGTCAGAAGGTGCTTTCTCATAAAATTGCAAAAATGGCTGTGAAGCTTGATGATGCCCATCAAGAATTATCAAATGCTATTGTGGTAAGTCTTGCTTAGATTTTGCAATTTAGTTCAGAATATACTTGCTAGTTGCTACCTTGTTCTGTGGATTTGCGGTTATTTCTGTACTTGGGTCAGCTTGCATTTGACATGTAGTTGAGATTGCCCCTTTTTTGAATAATGTTCACAGAATGCCAACGAATTTGCAACTTTTTATTGTAAAAGATTTTTGTTTTACTCTTATGTGTGCCCAGTAAGTTATGTTTTGCTCATTGAATATTCGATGGGAGTAGGAAATAAATTACATCAGTTTAATTGGTTCTCTTCACCTGCACTTATGAGTTACTGGACATGGTGAACTTAATCAGGTTGCTCAGGCTACATCAAAGCAGATGTCCAAGCGTGATCCTTTGAGGCGTTATATGGATGTTATTGATAATATGTTAGTTCAAATGGTATTGCTCCTTTTCCATTTCCTCTGGCCTATACCACTTCTCCTCTTTCTTTTCTAAATACATGTGtgatatttcatttcatttacAGTTTAGGGAGGATCCATCTTTCAAACCACAAGGGGGTCAGTTGGGAGAAAATGACATGGATTATGATACAGATGATAAATCAATGGCAAAGCTTAGGCGTAATCTTCGTATAGCTCGAGAGGAGTACTATAGATACAAAAGGTAAAACCAATGCCGCATGTCAAGTTGCTACTTCCGATACACCAACTTTGTTGCGCTTTCTTGCACTAGTTGTCCATGTGAACATATTCTTCTAAACTATTTATTCATAAGGAAAAGATTCCCGCACAGTGAATTTTTTTATCCACTAGTTCAAGAGTAGGTCAGATCCAGGTCTCCTTATTCCTTAAAGATTTGTAGTATGCCAATTTACCAGGTCACATATCCttctcaagaaaataataataatctaccTGGTCACGTAGAATGTTGAAAAGCACAGATCCTTTTTGATGATATCTATTAGTTCCTACTTTAACAAGCGTCTGTTACCTCTGCCTATTAGTACTAGACTTAAAAATGGTCTTCTGTTTTTATAGATTTTTGGAGTTCACAATGCCTGCCCCATTAGTACAGATGTTTGTGGAAAGCTGTTCTTTTGTCATGGCTTTCACCTTTGGTACTGTTTGTTTACAGATCTTTCCCTTTAACATCTTATACATCATGGCCTAAAGATGGATACTGTTCTTTAAGCTCCTGAATGAAGCTAGAATTATACTTTTGACACTCGTGACTAACCACTTTGTCCTGGTTATTTACGCCCTTCACTAGCTCCTATTACATATTGTTGAGGTCTCATTATCTTCTCCAGGGAACAACTGATAACTTTATCTTCTAACATGCAGTGAGTATTTGACGTATGTAACAGAGGCTCTTGAACTGGAGGATACTATAAAGAATTATGAGCAGCGCAATGCAACTGGTTGGTATGTGTTATTATTCTACTGAATTCTGGTAGTTGTTctatacattattattatttttaaatgaataGTTGTTCTATAATGATCTGCCACTTCTGTTTTAACAACCTGCTTTTCCTCTGATCCCCAATAGAAACTAGGAAAATATTCAGGCCAGAGTTTCAACCTAAATATCTCTTTTGTATGTCTGAAGTACAAAGGAGATACATTTAGAAACTATAGtatacaaaattttcaatattgTTATGAAAAGTGACATGGAGCAATGGGTTTTGTCATGAGTAAAACAGTGCGACTTGAAAGAAGTGCACACTTTGGATAATGAGGTGTACAGCAGCAGGGAGCGATCACTTTTTTGAAACAAgattggaaaaaaagaagaaaaatgagaaaacttctcttcttttactatttctgtTTATCTGTGTCTTTCGATTTGCTTTCTTTCATTTCACAATGAGTTTTCTTCTTCTGGTGAGCAAATCATCCTCTTCTGCGAGCTTTCAACTGAGGCagctttgttgttgttgttggcaTGCAAGTCCTATTCTTTTACTACTTCTTCTTTGCTGTGCTTCTCCAATATTTCTTTTGTAGGAAGATTGTCTGGAATTAAAAAATGATGCATCTACACCTAGTTATTGGTGCAATTGCTAAAGCAATTAGGGGTAATACGTAAATATCCCCCAAAGTACTCTTTTTTCAGTTATGACCTTAAACTATGCGGGTACCCCCAGAACTCGTTTGAAGTGGGTAATAAGAGCCCCCTTTTAGCCCAACTGGCATGGAGAGTGTGTTCTACACCCCTATAGCTTGTGAGCTTGAaagaaagtttaaaatttatatctttttaCAGCATTTCTgccattaaaaatatttttaaatttatttgttttcattttttttctttttcattccttttttgATCTGATTTTCACTTTCTGCACCACCACCGTTTCTGTAACAAAAGTAGCCATCACCACTGACCCTCGTCCTTCTCTCCCATTAACACCACCAATCTTCTGCTACCACAACTCAACCATTGAAATCAAacacaaggaagaagaaagattttttttgtgGGGGTTGGGGGTTGaacaaaacaaagaagaaattattGATAGATGTATATCTTTTTTTGCTTTTGGGTGTAGACTAGAGGATGTTAATACAACAGATAGGATGTTGGACTTTCTCAGCTTGATGAAGGAACCCGGGGACGGGGCCCGTGGAGTTaaacacattttaaaataaaaaatgttaaattgaACTATGAAATAAGTTTTTATATATTAGGTAGTTTTGTGTTATTTGTTAGTTGTGAACTTCACTTCTCGTTTATAAAACTATATTGGAGTTTTGAAGATAGGATTTAAAAAGGATGGACCTGTTTGATAAGGGAAAAGTCTATTGTCGTGAATGAATTTCTTTTGGCATTTTCTAGCCTTTTTTGTTTTGCCTTTATTACTCTCTTTTCGTTTCCCTATTCTTCTGCTTTAGTTACCTTCTTCTTTTTGAGTCCTTAACATTTTTGCACAAGAGTTTGAAACTCCCAATTATATGCAGTAATATGATCTAAATTTAGTCCTTTGCTGCTAGATTTTTACTCTAGTGTAAAAATTTATGCAGGAAATTTATTTCAACCTTGAGATCTGAAAGGGCTGGAACATTGGGTTCCTTCTTTGACACAACAGGTATTTTTCAAGGGTCATATTCTCTAGTTTATATATCTGATGCAGATGGATTTAAAATAGGAGCATAATCACTTATAGCATTCCAAATCAACGCTGCATAACTATAATTGAGTTTTTGATGATGGCGTCATATACTATAATTGGATTTTCTTTCTGGTTGGGTTTCTCTGGATGAAGTAGATAATGTTTTACCAAGAGAACCAGTTGAGGAGGAGAGCAGAAGACATCTGAGTCCCTTTGCGGGTCAGATAATAATAAACACTGAAAAAAATGTTGGTTATAGAGGTTATAGGCTCAAGCATTGTGCCAAGCACGAAGGAATAGGTTTCAATGTTGATATATGTCGTCTTTCATGATTTCTGAACTGCCAAACTGTTCCAGTAAGCTTGAGGTTCAATTCAGGACTCCTTAGTTTGGTTTGTGCTAAATGAATCCAACAACACATGGAGGGGGCATATTTCCATTATGGCATTGTTTCTTTAATGACGGAGAAATCCCCGAGGGCACTGGTGGATGGCTTgcaactcggtggataatgaaCCTGTCTCTCTTCCCTTCACTTAAATACCAGATTTTTGTGAATAAAGGTCACCAAAGAAAAACACACCGGGTTTTTGCCAGCGGCAGGGCTCAACTGTGACACATAATATGTTGTACAACTAGACCAAAGTCTTGGGGCCAACAAGATTGCTTGTTAATCAAGATAAATACTTTGAACTCTTACCAAGGACCGGTCTTACAAAGTTGGTGGGAAACTGGGAGTGCGTTATCCCAAACGGAGTAAATTGGTTTTAAGTATGCTATAAAAGCACTAGGAAGTGATTTCAGTGTGTTTCGCCATGTTAACTAAATATGCAATTATACTCCAGTTAATAGAGTACTAATTAGTCAGTAAGAGTGATGGTTCATGgtttagttttttatttgatCATTGGTCTGTCTTTTGTCAAAGTTATCAGGATTTAGGACAATATGATTAATGACGTCCTTATGTTTGGATACATCTAACTCACATGTAAATAAGGATCCAGACTAGTGTAATCAAAAGCAAAAAGTGcaaaaaaagctctaaggtccattggggctttaagcgcaaagCACAAATAAAACATGGACTCTAAAAAAATCtcaaagggagaaaaaatacaaatatgtagTGTTTAGTCCAAGACTGGTAATTATATGTATGAATGACAAACATATGaacaaaaaattgattatttttttacgaTAAAgcgaaatatcaattgtttagtgtcgGAGGAGGCTCGTTTGCAAGGAAAAGTgtcttagaaccttgatgacgacactGAAGAGCACATTGAGCGAGGCGAAGCACTTAACATGTTTTGAGCCTTGCTTCCGGCCTTAAGCGCGCCTTTGACAATATTGATCCAGACACATGCCTTGTGAAGTGTGTCAATTATAAACAATTACTTTCCTGAATCCAAGGTGTTGGTTATCCAACTAAATTTGCTGGCGTCTTAGTGGGTTGTTTATTCTCTAGTTCATAGCTGGCTAATGTGTACtcgagtattttattttttgatgcaTTAGATTTGTCATATAAGATCTGCTTGTATTTGGTTTCTCCACTTTTGGAATAAAAGTTGACATTCTTTTCCAGAATTAATCTGGCGATGTGTCCTGAGGAAGCAATTGAAGAAAGTCTCAGCTGTAATTCTTTGTTGCATGTCTGTTGCTATTCTATTAGCAGAAGCAACTCTTTTGCCAAGGGGAGTTGATTTGTCTCTATTTTCCATTCTTATAAAGTCTGTTGGAGATCAAGAGGTTCTTGTTCAGGTATTTCCAGATGATTTGTTCTTATATGGAAGTTCTCACTTGGTCAGGGATGTTTCTAGCATTATTTATTGGATAATCAGGGGGCATGACATGCTAATCGTGCTACCTTGAAATTTTTGGTTGGGTTAACTGCTTCATAAGTCATATTTCTTACAGTTTATTGATATAGGCTGATTGCTCTTGCAATGCTTGTATCATTATTTAATGAGATTCTACTAAATTTTTTAAGGGGGAGCACTTTGCTTGTTAGGAGGTTGTAAGAACTTGATAATATAGTCATTTCTAATCGCCTTGTTCTAGGTGCTCCTTTTTATGTATATCAAAAAGAGCTCCTATGGTGCCTTTCTAGTGGTTATTTTGTATGCGTTTTTTATTAGTTGTACAGTTCGTGGACATAAGGATGCACAGTGGGGGCATTAGATTTTTCTTGCTTTGGTGACTGTCTTGTAATCTTGTTACTTGGAGACTTTAAAACTACGACATTTCTTGATTTTCGTAGGTAGTGGTGGCAATTCTCagtccttttctctttttcaacctGCCAAATCCTTTTATCACCCCACCCATGAAAGTAAAAGCAAGTCTTGTTCATAGGAGTTGTCAGGCTGGAAATGGattacttaatttcttaaaagaaaaatgaagagaaatgTTGGAAGACTCATAACCCAAAAGATATAGAAGCTGACCCAGCGTGTAGGATgattcctttttaaaaaagaaaatcaaattgtCAGTTTTTGTTGCTAATGTGGGAACTAAGTTAAGATGTATCCTGTTAATGCCTttgtattattaataattttgcTCCATATTTATATCCACTGTGATCCTTCGGGGTGGCTCAAATGGTTTGGCTAGGGACATCCATAATGGAGGTCTATGTTCGAAACCTCTTGCCTGCGACAACTGGGGCTGACCTTctaggtcgagctcgtcgcatgGGGTTTGTATAGTGTGGCTTACCTCTCTTTTGTGGCTTGCGAGCTATTGCACAGGAGCGAGGAGCGGGGTTCATGTTGCGCGCACCGAAAGGGTAGTGGCTGTGGGTTCCCtcgtcataaaaaaaatacttataccCATTGCTTTGGAACTGAATGTAGATGCATGTTTTCTTTCGTCATTCCTTTGTTTAATACTAAATCTGTTTCATGGGACTTGGATATCACCTCTTGTTTCGACATGATTGTGCTTTGGTTAAAAAAGGAAATTGGGTTCAACTGCATTTCCAGGCTTACCTCTTTTAGTTTTGACCTCCTCAGATGATCCAAAATGCCATCTCTAActcttaaagtttgtattcgACATTCAATTTTGGAGTACCTGGTGTTGATTAGTAACATGGAACCCCAGAGGATTGCTTGCAACCATTTCAGTTACAATGATATTGTCTGTAAGCTCTAACCCTCAGGGGTTGGCCTGTtggcaattgacttgagccttggggtttgctccctttcaaggtctcaagttcgaaacccactaggtgcaaacaatttctgagggccatcggactgggtaaaacctgaattaaccgtggtgcacttgcgggaaactccttgccgagggcctgtgcacccccgggattagtcggggctcaaagagactcggacacccggtgcaaatcaaaaaaaaaaaatattctctgTAAGCTCTGTCCTACACTGTTTGTGATCCGTAGAATGTGTGTTCTGGGGCCACGGGattgtcaaaataaaattattacaatcaaaatattattacctAGGATGAAGGTAAAGCAGTAGATGACATGAAGTAATGGTTCAacctcaaaaatacccttcggggtggcccagtggtttgggcttgggacttccatgttggaggtctcaagttcgaaaccccttgccagcgaaagcaaggggtttgccttctgggtcgagctcgtcgcaccaggcttgcctagtgcgggttacctctcctatgtggtttgcgagctattgcaaaggagcgggggttttaccctgtgtgcacccaaaggatagcggctgcgggtttcccttgtcatcgaaaaaaaaaaaaatggttcaaCCTCAAAATAAAAAGCTAAAATGTTTGGATAAAAAAGCAGTAGATAGGGCTTGTATTACTTTCAGAAAAGTCCCACTCCCTTCTTCTGTTAAACcatattttatttggtttctTCTGTTGGCTCTCATGTATTGATGATCTTCTCTTCTAGTTGTATCCAGAACTATCCGTTTTGAGATAAGCTCTAGGTTCTGTGTTAAGACAGCAACATGGATGGTGTCTTGATTCTTCAGACTTCGAGTGAATTTTGTCAATGTTCTATGTTTTTCTACCCGTGTATGTCTTTTTATGCATGCTGAAAGATAAATACAATCTGTAGGTTTCAAACCAATCTGTCCTTATTTTGCAGGTGTTTGCTTTTCTGCCACTTATGTATATGTGTGTCTGCACTTACTATTCGCTGTTCAAAGCTGGAATGTATATGTTTTACTCATTGACACCGAGACAAACAAGTTCTGTGAGCTTGTTAATGATTTGCTCGTAAGTTCATAATCTTCTTGCAGTGAAAGCAATTTGATTTCCTGTATTAATCTAGTGTTTCCTCAATGTTTCTGCCAGGATGATTGCCCGTTATGCACCTCCAATTTCGTACAATTTCCTTAACCTTATCAGTCTAGGCGAAAACAAGAAAACCATTTTTGAGAAGGTGAGTTTATGACCAACCTTAGTTTTATTATCTATGAAAACTGATGGTGAACaattcttgaagaagaaaactACAGTTCTCGCTGCGTCTTTTATTGAGTCGGCATGCATTCTTCACTTTTCCAATCTCTTTATTTGGTGGTCTAGAATAATATCTAAATGATGCTTATTGATACTAAGATTTGCGTGGTTTTCCTTTTAGCTGACGCTTGATTAATGCTGGTTGTAACAATGTGAATATGGTATTGAAAAAACCCATCTCTACTTTACCACAATTGCATAGTCTTCTCCTTCATCTCTACTTTACCACAATTGAATAGTCTTCTCCTTTGAGTTTCATCAAGATGGTATCGTGCAAACCTTCTGAAACAATAATGCCAAAGAAAAGGTATAAAAGAGAAAGTGTAGTTGAGTTGTAAATTATTCTAAAAGAGTCTAACTAAGTGAAGGGACTTCATTCTGGCAAGGTAAAGGATTTTGAGAGTgcttggattggcttaaaagctGGTCGAACCAGCTTAAAAGCATATTTAGCTTGCTTTGATGTTTGGCTAATAACAGGAGTGCTTAAAAGTCAAGTgtttttaagccaaaagctaaaaacAAGCCAAAAGCCATAAGTTGGTCTACCCAACTTATTGCTTTTTGGCTTAAAAACACTTGAGGTTTGACCTAACATTTTAGTTATTACCATTACAACTTATTTATATCTCTAAAATGTCCTTCCATCTCCTCTCcctttcttcttttgttgatgttgttgaacctTTGTCTATCAGATTTTTCTGCCCACCGACTGTTTCATGTAGGAGCATGATGTTGCTTGTGATcgacaaacttaaaataaaccTAACTTCAATCACCTATGGGCTATATGAATCATTTCACAAGTGTATTCCTACTGTATATCCATATTGTGTcctcaaaataaattaattaagcatgGATTGCCCCACTATTTAGTTTCACACAATatacttgaaaaattattttaaatcagaACTGAAATCAAAACTGTGGAGGAATTTCATATTTTACTTGCAAActttaatcaaaatatcatttattatgtgttatttcaataaataatctatgtttgataaaaataatgtaatacaATCAATTTTAGATTGAAACACAAATAAATTTGTGTTTGAgctgatttaaattttaaaatattgcaataataagctcatttttagttttaaaagtttaaagGGTAGTTCAGTCATTTTACCAGCTTTAACACTTCTGTACCAAGCATATCACCTGCTTAGTTTCATTTCAAGTGTTTTTTCCAAACATATAACTTATTCATATTCAGCTCTAGCACTTAAAAAAGTGCTTTTCAGTGCTTAGTGCTTTAAAGCTACTTAAATTCAGCCCAGTCCAAACGGGGTCTTTGTCCTTGCCAAACTTGCCAAAGACAGTATGATGGGGGAGTATTCTCTACCAGATGGTATTCTTTCGTCAAATATCTGTTTGGGGTTAGATTTGTCAATAAATATCTGCGTTTATTCTTTAGGCATTCCGTGACACATGATCTCCTTATCAAGTCATAaatgctttattttttattgcagCGAATGGGAACTGTTGACAAGGCTGTTCCTTTCTTTGGTcaaggattcaacaaaatatatCCACTTATTATGGTTGTATATACGTTGCTAGTTGCAAGCAATTTCTTTGATCGGATAATCAGATTTTTTGGGAACTGGAAGATATTTAGATTTCAGTCAGAGACAGATGATATGGATGGTTTTGATCCATCAGGGTTACTGATCTTGCAGAAAGGTAGGCAGGTCACTGAAATATCATTTGTCTCTGTTGCTCTTCTTTAGTCTTTTATTGGAATGCAAGCTGGTTGGCCAACTGAGCGGCTGGAACTGGGCCGTATCGCTTTAGTGTTTTATTCATCTGGATATTGTAGAGTTAGTGTTGATATGGAAGTAACACCTTCTGTTTTGCTATTGAGTTGCAGTAATTGTTTCACCAGTGAACTGAGTATATGTTGCCAATTTTGATGCACCTATCCTTAATCTTTGCAGAACGAAGCTGGCTTGAACAAGGATGCAAACTTGGTGAACATGTTTTGCCATTGGCAAGGAATTTCAACAATATGACAGTGGATCTGGAGTCTGATGGCAATACCATAGTATGTGATCTACCTTAAAGCTATATTTGGATATTGAGTAGCTCTAAAATATGCATCTAGAAATTTTTACAAGGAAAATAAGAGAGGTGATATTTCCTCTCATACATAAgttgaatggaaaatgaagggTTTTGAATAGATGACAGTGTCGCACCCAAGGGTATGGCCTAGTGGTCcatgaagtgggttgagaacCATGGGGTCTCGGGTTCAAATAACAGCAGAGACAAAAACACTGGATGCTTTCTTCCCCATTTGTCCTAGTTTTGGTGGACAAAGTTACCTGGTACTcgttgttggtgggaggtgacatgtatcccgtggaattagtcaaggtgcGCGCAAGCTGGCCCGGACACCACgattatgtaaaaaaaagatTAGTGTTTTCAGCTTTCGTTCAGAATATTATTAACTTGAGCAGGAACTTAATTGGAAGAAATTCTCTGAAGGGAAACCCTTAAATTGCTTTCCCCCCATATATTTCCTGCTTCCCAAATGCAGAAAAGGCAACAATATTATTGTTGTATcacttccttttcctttttgtgtAGACCGAATGCTACCTCTCATTTGTTTCTTTCCTTGAGTGTTCATCATAGGGGGGGATTTAGTGTAGAAGTTATAGTTCATGGCTTTGGCTCAGGCTCAAACCTTGT
The DNA window shown above is from Solanum stenotomum isolate F172 chromosome 6, ASM1918654v1, whole genome shotgun sequence and carries:
- the LOC125867459 gene encoding uncharacterized protein LOC125867459; this encodes MWVFYLISLPLTLGMVIWTLKYFSGPEVPRYVFFTVGYTWFCSISIIILVPADIWTTIVGSDNGGISFFWSWSYWSTFLLTWLVVPLIQGFEDAGDFTLVERLKTSIHANLVFYAILGIVGLLGLILLITMRKSWDGNALGFAMACSNTFGLVTGAFLLGFGMSEIPKSMWKNADWTTRQKVLSHKIAKMAVKLDDAHQELSNAIVVAQATSKQMSKRDPLRRYMDVIDNMLVQMFREDPSFKPQGGQLGENDMDYDTDDKSMAKLRRNLRIAREEYYRYKSEYLTYVTEALELEDTIKNYEQRNATGWKFISTLRSERAGTLGSFFDTTELIWRCVLRKQLKKVSAVILCCMSVAILLAEATLLPRGVDLSLFSILIKSVGDQEVLVQVFAFLPLMYMCVCTYYSLFKAGMYMFYSLTPRQTSSVSLLMICSMIARYAPPISYNFLNLISLGENKKTIFEKRMGTVDKAVPFFGQGFNKIYPLIMVVYTLLVASNFFDRIIRFFGNWKIFRFQSETDDMDGFDPSGLLILQKERSWLEQGCKLGEHVLPLARNFNNMTVDLESDGNTIHTNDFESKAFMESNKDRGSSSKPLKDEARRYSGSKEAISSKYAALREQGKLPSHVKPMEEDIGSTKVSLLDSVSSQSGSAVAAPSGLAGRWASMKSGFQNFKTNIEAKRLIPLRQVGEFVPLRQTQDTNVSRASSSESLDEIFQKLKRPATESENYGDDDDHERRPRR